Proteins from one Streptomyces sp. NBC_00390 genomic window:
- a CDS encoding DMT family transporter, whose protein sequence is MPVGRSLVYLILAGVAWGTAGAAASLVFAVSDLGPLALSFWRCVGGLALLLAVLAVRRRSRARAATAVAAEPRRRRLVRIAATGVGLTVFQSAYFAAVEATGLAVGTVVTLGTGPVLIALGARLSMGERLGRGGTLAVAGALAGLGVLVLGSDGATVRPVGVALAVLSAAGYSAITLLTRWLGREGGGGDSLSTTAWAFAIGSVGLLPMAVGEGLLPHTADPARVVWLLVYVAAVPTALAYALYFAGAAVVRAATVSVIMLLEPVSAALIAVTVLDESLTAATVAGTLLLLSAVTGLAVAEARGAALRRRALVPA, encoded by the coding sequence ATGCCTGTCGGCCGGAGTCTCGTCTATCTGATCCTGGCCGGAGTCGCGTGGGGGACCGCGGGCGCGGCCGCCTCCCTCGTCTTCGCGGTGAGCGACCTCGGACCGCTCGCGCTGTCGTTCTGGCGCTGCGTGGGCGGTCTGGCGCTGCTGCTCGCGGTGCTTGCGGTACGGCGACGCTCCCGTGCCAGAGCCGCGACAGCGGTCGCGGCGGAGCCGCGGCGCCGCCGGCTGGTGCGTATCGCCGCCACGGGAGTGGGGCTCACCGTCTTCCAGAGTGCGTACTTCGCTGCGGTCGAGGCGACCGGGCTCGCGGTCGGCACCGTCGTCACGCTGGGCACGGGCCCTGTGCTCATCGCCCTCGGCGCGCGCCTGTCCATGGGTGAGCGGCTCGGGCGCGGCGGCACCCTCGCCGTCGCAGGCGCGCTCGCCGGCCTCGGTGTGCTGGTGCTCGGCAGTGACGGTGCCACGGTGCGGCCGGTCGGCGTCGCGCTCGCGGTGCTGTCGGCGGCCGGGTACTCGGCGATCACGTTGCTGACCCGGTGGCTGGGGCGCGAGGGGGGTGGCGGCGACTCGCTGTCGACGACGGCGTGGGCGTTCGCGATCGGATCGGTCGGGCTGCTGCCGATGGCGGTCGGCGAGGGGCTGCTGCCCCACACGGCTGATCCGGCGCGCGTGGTGTGGCTGCTGGTGTACGTGGCCGCCGTGCCGACGGCGCTGGCGTACGCCCTGTACTTCGCGGGCGCGGCCGTGGTCCGCGCGGCGACCGTTTCGGTGATCATGCTTCTGGAGCCGGTGAGCGCGGCACTGATCGCGGTGACGGTCCTGGACGAGAGCCTGACGGCGGCGACGGTGGCGGGGACGTTGCTGTTGCTGTCGGCGGTTACGGGTCTCGCGGTGGCAGAGGCCAGGGGCGCGGCGCTGCGACGGCGCGCGCTCGTGCCGGCGTAG
- a CDS encoding pyridoxamine 5'-phosphate oxidase family protein yields MSYEPTARTVPTRARERASYDRELVHAILDEAYVCHLGFVRDGAPVVLPTLFARVGETLYVHGSTGSRPLRMTGEADPGLPVCLTVTHVDGLVLARSAFHHSLNYRSVVVHGTAHQVTDPHEKRAALDALVDHAIPGRSADSRPANTKELAATAVIRLDLTEVSAKTRTGGPNDDPSDLSLPHWAGVVPVAPAYGPAVPSADLPATTAVPAYVTSRA; encoded by the coding sequence ATGTCCTACGAGCCGACCGCCCGCACGGTCCCCACCCGCGCCAGGGAACGCGCGTCGTACGACCGGGAGCTCGTGCACGCGATACTCGACGAGGCCTACGTCTGCCATCTCGGCTTCGTACGGGACGGGGCTCCGGTCGTGCTGCCGACGCTCTTCGCCCGGGTCGGCGAGACGCTGTACGTCCACGGCTCGACGGGCTCCCGCCCCTTGCGCATGACGGGGGAGGCGGATCCGGGGCTGCCGGTCTGCCTGACGGTGACCCACGTCGACGGCCTGGTGCTCGCGCGCTCCGCGTTCCACCACTCGCTCAACTACCGCTCGGTGGTGGTCCACGGCACGGCGCACCAGGTCACCGACCCGCACGAGAAGCGGGCGGCTCTGGACGCCCTGGTCGACCACGCGATCCCCGGCCGCTCCGCCGACTCCCGCCCGGCGAACACCAAGGAACTGGCGGCAACGGCGGTCATCCGCCTGGACCTCACCGAGGTCTCGGCCAAGACCCGCACCGGCGGCCCGAACGACGACCCCTCGGACCTGTCGCTCCCGCACTGGGCGGGGGTCGTCCCGGTCGCCCCGGCCTACGGCCCGGCCGTCCCCTCGGCGGACCTCCCGGCCACGACGGCGGTACCCGCGTACGTGACGTCCCGCGCGTAA
- a CDS encoding glutamate-cysteine ligase family protein has product MGEKVVAGGFDLSDRQRYRRKLQQCLAGLERLLAEKRFDRPKNLMGLEIELNLAGADGMPRMMNAEVLERIASPDFQTELGMFNLEVNIVPHRLGGRVLDQLAEELRTGLGYAHRKAQEAGTGIVMIGILPTLRQHDLVTANLSDVDRYMLLNDQIVAARGEDFSLDISGVEHLTCTSASIAPEAACTSVQLHLQVTPGRFADVWNAAQAVAAVQVAIGANSPFLFGKEVWRESRPPLFQQSTDTRPPELQAQGVRPRTWFGERWITSAFDLFEENLRYYPPLLPICDDEDPLRVLDDGGTPRLQELVLHNGTVYRWNRPVYGVVDGVAHLRVENRVLPAGPTVTDVMANVAFYYGLVRALAEESRPVWTRLPFTTAAENFDTACRHGIDAELVWPRPGRGGGMTTVPAVKLIRDELLPLAAAGLDAWHIEPADRDLYLGVIEERCRRRVNGASWQAETYHRALEAGLERDAALAATTRRYVELMHEGEPVHTWPVGFPGPQS; this is encoded by the coding sequence ATGGGGGAGAAGGTCGTGGCAGGCGGGTTCGACCTGTCCGATCGGCAGAGATACCGGCGGAAGTTGCAGCAGTGCCTGGCGGGGCTGGAGCGACTCCTGGCAGAGAAGAGGTTCGATCGGCCCAAGAATCTGATGGGGCTCGAGATAGAGCTGAATCTCGCGGGTGCCGACGGCATGCCACGCATGATGAATGCGGAGGTGCTGGAGCGCATAGCGAGTCCTGATTTCCAGACCGAACTGGGAATGTTCAATCTGGAAGTGAACATCGTGCCGCACCGATTGGGCGGACGTGTGCTCGATCAGCTCGCCGAAGAGCTGCGCACCGGTCTGGGGTATGCGCACCGCAAGGCACAGGAAGCCGGCACCGGAATTGTGATGATCGGAATTCTGCCGACGCTGCGCCAGCATGACCTGGTCACCGCGAACCTCTCCGACGTCGACCGTTACATGCTGCTCAACGACCAGATCGTCGCCGCACGGGGCGAGGACTTCAGTCTCGACATATCCGGCGTGGAACACCTCACCTGCACGTCGGCCTCCATCGCCCCCGAAGCCGCCTGCACCTCGGTCCAGCTGCACCTCCAGGTGACACCGGGACGCTTCGCCGATGTGTGGAACGCCGCGCAGGCGGTGGCCGCGGTGCAGGTGGCGATCGGTGCCAACTCGCCCTTCCTGTTCGGCAAGGAGGTGTGGCGCGAGTCCCGCCCGCCGCTGTTCCAGCAGTCCACCGACACCCGCCCGCCCGAGCTTCAGGCGCAGGGAGTGCGCCCGCGTACCTGGTTCGGCGAGCGCTGGATCACCTCGGCCTTCGACCTCTTCGAGGAGAATCTGCGCTACTACCCGCCCCTGCTGCCGATCTGTGACGACGAGGATCCGCTGAGGGTCCTCGACGACGGCGGCACACCGAGGCTGCAGGAGCTCGTCCTGCACAACGGCACGGTCTACCGCTGGAACAGGCCGGTGTACGGCGTCGTCGACGGGGTCGCCCACCTGCGGGTGGAGAACCGTGTCCTGCCCGCCGGTCCTACGGTGACCGACGTCATGGCCAACGTCGCGTTCTACTACGGGCTGGTGCGGGCCCTCGCCGAGGAGTCGCGCCCGGTGTGGACACGGCTGCCGTTCACCACCGCCGCCGAGAACTTCGACACCGCGTGCCGTCACGGCATCGACGCCGAGCTCGTCTGGCCGCGGCCCGGCCGGGGTGGCGGTATGACCACGGTGCCCGCCGTGAAACTGATCCGCGACGAGCTGCTGCCACTGGCGGCGGCCGGGCTCGACGCATGGCACATCGAGCCCGCCGACCGCGATCTGTATCTGGGCGTGATCGAGGAGAGGTGCCGGCGCCGGGTGAACGGAGCATCGTGGCAGGCCGAGACGTACCACCGGGCGCTGGAGGCCGGACTGGAACGGGACGCGGCGCTCGCGGCCACCACCCGTCGCTATGTCGAGCTCATGCACGAAGGGGAGCCCGTGCACACCTGGCCGGTGGGCTTCCCGGGGCCTCAGTCCTGA
- a CDS encoding Clp protease N-terminal domain-containing protein — MQSPVPRVPAQTTPLRAAVEGVLTEELASVVAGARRRALRDGDRQIDTAHLLHSLMESDPEVRAAVGDASRIARVLGYLVQRSIGYGLRWQSSVEDSGPVPVLREGRSAAGSPARPGVDSGSGWSPSAVAAMEGAFARAGLRGDARVRGTDVLACIAVDPRCRAVEVLRRAGVDTNLLAERISGRSRHVSPG, encoded by the coding sequence GTGCAAAGTCCGGTCCCGCGGGTGCCTGCCCAGACCACCCCTCTCCGTGCAGCCGTCGAAGGCGTACTCACCGAGGAGTTGGCCTCGGTGGTCGCCGGTGCGCGCAGACGGGCGCTCAGGGACGGCGACCGGCAGATCGACACGGCCCATCTGCTCCACTCCCTGATGGAGTCGGACCCCGAGGTGCGGGCCGCCGTCGGAGACGCTTCCCGGATCGCGCGCGTGCTCGGCTACCTCGTGCAGCGCAGCATCGGCTACGGGCTGCGCTGGCAGAGCTCGGTCGAGGACTCCGGTCCGGTTCCGGTACTGCGGGAGGGGCGAAGTGCGGCAGGGAGTCCGGCCCGTCCGGGGGTGGATTCGGGGTCGGGCTGGTCGCCGTCGGCGGTGGCCGCCATGGAGGGTGCGTTCGCCCGGGCCGGGCTGCGCGGCGATGCGCGTGTGAGGGGCACGGATGTGCTCGCCTGCATCGCCGTGGACCCCCGGTGCCGGGCGGTCGAAGTGCTGCGGCGGGCCGGGGTCGACACGAACCTGCTGGCAGAGCGGATATCGGGCAGGTCTCGACATGTGTCACCCGGGTGA
- a CDS encoding PadR family transcriptional regulator, producing the protein MRSHGHEHGRGHGHCGPGHQGHGEYEARRAAFGPWGPPFGGPFGGGRGRGGGRGRARRGDVRASILALLKDRPMHGYEMIQEIGERSGGAWKPSPGSVYPTLQLLEDEGLIVSESEGGKKLFTLTDAGRTEAQSGPEAPWEEAGRGVDWDTVNEIRQAGFGLMEAFGQVWKTGSAEQRQKAVGVINEARKKLYLILADEH; encoded by the coding sequence ATGCGTTCACATGGACACGAACACGGTCGGGGTCATGGGCACTGCGGGCCCGGCCATCAAGGTCACGGTGAGTACGAGGCGCGACGTGCGGCGTTCGGGCCCTGGGGGCCACCTTTCGGCGGACCTTTCGGGGGCGGGCGCGGTCGCGGCGGCGGCCGGGGGCGCGCGCGGCGCGGTGATGTGCGTGCCTCGATCCTTGCCCTGCTCAAGGACCGCCCGATGCACGGCTACGAGATGATCCAGGAGATCGGCGAGCGCAGCGGCGGGGCCTGGAAGCCCAGTCCCGGCTCGGTCTATCCGACGCTTCAGCTGCTCGAGGACGAGGGGCTGATCGTCAGCGAGAGTGAGGGCGGCAAGAAGCTGTTCACGCTCACCGATGCCGGGCGCACCGAGGCCCAGTCGGGGCCGGAGGCTCCCTGGGAAGAGGCCGGGCGCGGCGTCGACTGGGACACGGTCAACGAGATCCGGCAGGCCGGATTCGGTCTGATGGAGGCGTTCGGCCAGGTCTGGAAGACCGGTAGCGCCGAGCAGCGGCAGAAGGCCGTGGGCGTCATCAACGAAGCACGCAAGAAGCTGTATCTGATCCTCGCCGACGAGCACTGA
- a CDS encoding substrate-binding domain-containing protein, translating into MGRQSLPDDGATDSGRSRRPHARRRSVALAAMLVLAVAAGTGVAAQTGLLSFTGSCEDTAVELDLVASPDIAPAVREIADRAREDRVTSDGQCMDVQVSARENHQVAQELATGGNDRGYEVWLPDSAIWAERAQGTGGGVPLTAAGNVAASPVALATLPSAGSRLGWPARTYTWAQLTASATATDDFRLGAADPARSATGLLALTSVARSAKAAGSKGDTTVAATARLLSRRVSATDARAARTLAGADSGVSAGDPTRNQAVFLSEQAAFAFNSDADVAAPKLALFYPTDVAPLLDYPYHLVDESRLSTDESRAATRFMALLAEPESRRTLDRSGFRAADATAGPRVVGTAGGRPPQRYAAAGRSEPLSPDVLEETLGMWTITVQSARLTAVVDITGSMQTPVPGRGGRTRLDVTEASLRRTMDRFSPDDELGLWEFATGLDGGQDFRELVSTRPLGPAGKGGGAQRARLSKAFDELKTVPNGATGLYDTTLALYEKARAGYVPGKLNALVVITDGTNDDRFSISRSALISGLKKLGDPKHPLPVIAIAVGTETDLQEIEQIAEATGGAGHQVADPSEIQGVILEAIVEIGRRAPADQD; encoded by the coding sequence ATGGGACGTCAAAGCTTGCCCGACGACGGAGCGACGGACTCAGGCAGGTCCCGCCGGCCGCACGCGCGCCGGCGCTCGGTCGCCCTCGCCGCGATGCTCGTCCTCGCCGTGGCAGCGGGGACGGGGGTCGCGGCGCAGACCGGCCTGCTGTCCTTCACCGGCTCCTGCGAGGACACTGCCGTCGAGCTGGACCTGGTCGCCTCCCCGGACATCGCACCCGCCGTGCGCGAGATCGCCGACCGCGCCCGTGAGGACCGGGTCACCTCGGACGGTCAGTGCATGGACGTGCAGGTCAGCGCCCGCGAGAACCATCAGGTGGCGCAGGAACTGGCGACGGGCGGCAACGACCGCGGCTACGAGGTGTGGCTGCCCGACTCGGCGATCTGGGCGGAGCGCGCCCAGGGCACGGGCGGCGGCGTCCCGCTCACCGCCGCCGGCAATGTCGCGGCCTCCCCTGTCGCTCTCGCAACGCTTCCGTCGGCCGGAAGCAGGCTGGGCTGGCCGGCCAGGACGTACACCTGGGCACAGCTGACGGCGTCGGCCACCGCCACGGACGATTTCCGCCTCGGCGCCGCCGATCCGGCCCGCAGCGCCACGGGTCTGCTGGCCCTCACCAGTGTCGCGCGCTCGGCGAAAGCAGCCGGCTCGAAGGGGGACACGACCGTGGCGGCCACGGCCAGGCTGCTGTCCCGCCGGGTGTCGGCGACGGACGCGCGCGCCGCGCGCACGCTCGCCGGGGCCGACTCCGGCGTGTCAGCCGGCGACCCGACACGCAACCAGGCCGTCTTCCTCTCCGAGCAGGCGGCCTTCGCCTTCAACTCGGACGCCGACGTGGCGGCGCCGAAGCTCGCGCTCTTCTACCCGACGGATGTCGCGCCGCTGCTCGACTACCCGTACCACCTGGTCGACGAGTCACGCCTGAGCACCGACGAGAGCCGGGCGGCGACACGCTTCATGGCGCTGCTGGCGGAGCCGGAGTCACGCCGCACACTCGACAGGAGCGGCTTCCGGGCGGCGGACGCCACGGCCGGCCCGCGGGTCGTGGGTACGGCGGGCGGGCGGCCACCACAGCGGTACGCGGCCGCGGGCCGGTCGGAGCCGCTCTCACCGGACGTCCTGGAGGAGACGCTCGGCATGTGGACGATCACCGTGCAGAGCGCCCGGCTGACCGCGGTCGTCGACATCACGGGCTCGATGCAGACCCCGGTGCCCGGCCGTGGCGGCAGGACCCGGCTGGACGTCACCGAGGCATCCCTGCGCCGGACCATGGACCGGTTCTCCCCCGACGACGAACTCGGGCTGTGGGAGTTCGCGACCGGCCTGGACGGAGGGCAGGACTTCCGCGAGCTGGTGTCGACTCGCCCGCTGGGCCCGGCAGGCAAGGGAGGCGGAGCCCAGCGGGCGCGGCTGTCCAAGGCCTTCGACGAGCTGAAGACCGTGCCCAACGGAGCGACCGGCCTGTACGACACCACGCTCGCGCTGTACGAGAAGGCCCGGGCCGGCTATGTACCGGGCAAGCTCAACGCACTTGTCGTGATCACCGACGGCACCAACGACGACCGGTTCAGCATCTCCCGCAGCGCGCTGATCTCCGGGCTGAAGAAGCTCGGTGATCCCAAGCACCCGCTGCCGGTGATCGCCATCGCCGTCGGGACGGAGACCGATCTGCAGGAGATCGAGCAGATCGCCGAGGCGACCGGCGGCGCGGGCCACCAGGTCGCCGACCCCTCGGAGATCCAGGGTGTGATCCTCGAGGCGATCGTGGAGATCGGCCGGCGGGCCCCCGCGGATCAGGACTGA
- a CDS encoding EamA family transporter translates to MRASQGRSAGLGLALGSAFAFGGSGVAAKPLIEAGLDPLHVVWLRVAGSALIMLPVAWRHRALVVRKPALLAGFGLLAVAGVQACYFAAISRIPVGVALLIEYLGPALLLGWIRFVQRRPVTRAAAVGVALAVAGLACVVQVWSGLGFDALGLLLALGAACCQVSYFVLADHGTGGDDAADPLGVIAYGLLVGAAVLTLVARPWSMDWALLGGSADMSGTEVPAALLLGWVVLVATVLAYVTGVVSVRKLSPQIAGVVACLEAVVATVLAWVLLGEHLSAPQIVGGALVLAGAFIAQSQAPKAPSGPVASGGPPAAGGAHESVGDGVRPGAELAARQPTA, encoded by the coding sequence ATGCGTGCGTCTCAGGGAAGGAGCGCCGGCCTGGGACTCGCCCTTGGCTCGGCGTTCGCGTTCGGTGGATCAGGTGTCGCGGCCAAGCCGCTGATCGAAGCGGGGCTCGACCCGCTGCATGTCGTCTGGCTGCGAGTGGCCGGCTCCGCTCTCATCATGCTGCCCGTGGCCTGGCGCCACCGGGCGCTGGTGGTGCGCAAGCCCGCGCTGCTGGCCGGGTTCGGCCTGCTGGCCGTGGCCGGCGTCCAGGCCTGCTACTTCGCCGCGATCTCCCGGATTCCTGTCGGCGTCGCGCTGCTCATCGAATACCTCGGCCCGGCGCTGCTCCTCGGCTGGATCCGTTTCGTCCAGCGCCGGCCCGTCACCCGGGCCGCGGCGGTCGGCGTGGCACTCGCCGTCGCCGGTCTCGCCTGCGTCGTCCAGGTCTGGTCGGGACTCGGCTTCGACGCGCTCGGGTTGCTGCTGGCGCTGGGGGCCGCGTGCTGCCAGGTCAGCTACTTCGTCCTGGCCGACCACGGCACGGGCGGCGACGACGCGGCCGACCCGCTCGGGGTCATCGCGTACGGACTTCTCGTCGGCGCCGCGGTCCTCACGCTCGTGGCCCGGCCGTGGTCCATGGACTGGGCGCTGCTGGGCGGCAGTGCGGACATGAGCGGGACGGAGGTCCCCGCGGCGCTGCTCCTCGGCTGGGTCGTGCTCGTCGCGACCGTGCTTGCCTATGTCACCGGGGTCGTCTCGGTGCGCAAGCTCTCACCGCAGATCGCGGGAGTGGTGGCCTGTCTCGAGGCGGTCGTGGCGACCGTGCTGGCGTGGGTGCTGCTGGGTGAGCACCTGTCGGCACCGCAGATCGTGGGAGGTGCGCTGGTGCTGGCCGGTGCCTTCATCGCGCAGTCGCAGGCACCGAAGGCGCCGTCCGGGCCGGTTGCCTCGGGTGGGCCGCCGGCTGCGGGCGGTGCGCACGAGAGCGTCGGCGACGGCGTGCGCCCGGGGGCCGAGTTGGCGGCCCGACAGCCCACGGCATAG
- a CDS encoding CPBP family intramembrane glutamic endopeptidase: MSRRILRSETALVLALSLGASAMSSLISFVGSVTKPGGLKEQAANLNSSFAPGRPWLDLAWQLFGITTALVPVALVAHLLYRERAGGMRTIGFDRSRPWQDLGRGTLVAAGIGSVGLVFYLVVRASGANLTVVPESLPDVWWKYPVLILSAIQNSVVEEVIVVGYLLRRLDQLGWSPMGSLAASSVLRGSYHLYQGIGGFVGNMVMGAVFVLLYRRWGRVGPLVAAHALLDIVAFVGYGLLVGKVGWLPTP; the protein is encoded by the coding sequence ATGTCGCGAAGGATCCTGAGGTCCGAGACCGCGCTCGTCCTCGCACTCTCGCTCGGGGCGAGTGCGATGTCGTCGCTGATCAGCTTTGTCGGCTCGGTGACGAAACCGGGTGGTCTGAAAGAGCAGGCGGCAAACCTCAACAGCTCGTTCGCCCCCGGGCGGCCCTGGCTGGATCTCGCCTGGCAGCTCTTCGGGATCACCACGGCCCTCGTTCCGGTCGCGCTGGTGGCGCACCTTCTGTACCGGGAACGGGCCGGCGGGATGCGGACGATCGGCTTCGACCGCAGCAGGCCCTGGCAGGACCTCGGGCGGGGCACGCTGGTCGCCGCGGGGATCGGCAGCGTGGGGCTCGTGTTCTATCTCGTGGTCCGGGCGTCGGGGGCCAATCTCACCGTGGTGCCGGAGTCGCTGCCCGATGTGTGGTGGAAGTACCCGGTGCTGATCCTCTCGGCGATCCAGAACTCCGTCGTGGAGGAGGTGATCGTCGTCGGGTATCTGCTGCGCAGGCTGGACCAGTTGGGGTGGTCGCCGATGGGGTCACTGGCCGCGAGTTCGGTGCTGCGCGGCTCGTACCACCTTTACCAGGGCATCGGCGGCTTCGTCGGCAACATGGTGATGGGCGCCGTCTTCGTCCTGCTGTACCGGCGCTGGGGGCGGGTCGGGCCGCTGGTCGCCGCGCATGCGCTGCTCGACATCGTGGCCTTCGTCGGTTACGGGCTGCTGGTCGGGAAGGTGGGGTGGCTGCCCACGCCATGA
- a CDS encoding type II toxin-antitoxin system Rv0910 family toxin: MAEVSAEARIEAPAGKVWAQLTDFDSYGRWNATHTSFPQGGPDILAAGSTFAENMKLMGFPAEVTWTIEELEAERVFAIKGKGPMSVNVGTRYVLTPDGDATTVRIDGEFTGAAVSLMAGKLKDSATAALNESLRKLGGLVT; the protein is encoded by the coding sequence ATGGCCGAAGTCAGCGCAGAGGCACGTATCGAGGCGCCCGCCGGGAAGGTCTGGGCCCAGCTGACGGACTTCGACTCGTACGGCCGGTGGAATGCGACCCACACCAGCTTCCCCCAGGGCGGTCCGGACATCCTGGCGGCGGGCTCCACGTTCGCGGAGAACATGAAACTGATGGGCTTTCCCGCCGAAGTGACATGGACCATCGAGGAGTTGGAAGCGGAACGGGTGTTCGCCATCAAGGGCAAGGGCCCGATGTCCGTCAACGTCGGCACCCGGTACGTCCTCACCCCGGACGGGGACGCCACCACAGTGCGCATCGACGGGGAGTTCACCGGCGCCGCGGTGTCGCTGATGGCCGGCAAACTCAAGGATTCGGCAACCGCGGCGCTCAACGAGTCGCTGCGCAAGCTCGGCGGCCTGGTGACCTGA
- a CDS encoding PhzF family phenazine biosynthesis protein, producing MRIRIVDAFTDRPFTGNPAGVLLLDSDGFPDDSWLQHVATEVNLSETAFCHPLPAHGEADWALRWFTPATEVDMCGHATLAAAHVLHTTGTASGTVRFAARCGILTATAHPDGTITLDFPTSPLTAVEIPEGLAEALGAKAVSVHDTGVHIGDLLVEVADERTVRGLRPDFAGLMALSERGIIATAAAADPSAGYDFVSRGFFPRVGIDEDPVTGSAHTALAPYWSDRLGRDELTGLQASARSGLVHTALRGDRTLLTGRAVTVIDGELLTAP from the coding sequence ATGCGGATTCGAATCGTCGACGCCTTCACCGACCGCCCCTTCACGGGCAACCCCGCCGGAGTCCTGCTGCTGGACTCCGACGGCTTCCCGGACGACTCCTGGCTCCAGCACGTGGCGACCGAGGTGAATCTCTCGGAGACCGCGTTCTGCCACCCGCTGCCCGCCCACGGCGAGGCGGACTGGGCGCTGCGCTGGTTCACCCCGGCCACCGAGGTCGACATGTGCGGCCATGCCACGCTCGCCGCCGCCCATGTCCTGCACACCACGGGCACCGCGAGCGGCACGGTCCGCTTCGCGGCGCGCTGCGGCATCCTCACCGCCACCGCCCACCCGGACGGAACGATCACCCTCGACTTCCCCACGTCGCCGCTCACCGCCGTCGAGATCCCCGAGGGCCTTGCCGAGGCCCTCGGCGCGAAGGCGGTGTCCGTCCACGACACCGGCGTGCACATCGGCGACCTGCTGGTCGAGGTGGCCGACGAGCGGACCGTACGGGGTCTGAGGCCCGACTTCGCCGGGCTCATGGCGCTGTCCGAGCGCGGCATCATCGCCACAGCCGCGGCCGCGGACCCCTCGGCCGGTTACGACTTCGTCTCGCGCGGCTTCTTCCCCCGGGTGGGCATCGACGAGGACCCGGTCACCGGCAGTGCGCACACGGCTCTTGCGCCGTACTGGTCCGACCGGCTCGGACGCGACGAGCTGACCGGTCTGCAGGCCTCGGCCCGCTCCGGCCTGGTCCACACCGCCCTGCGCGGCGATCGCACACTGCTCACCGGCCGGGCCGTGACCGTGATCGACGGCGAGCTGCTCACGGCACCCTGA
- a CDS encoding aminotransferase class I/II-fold pyridoxal phosphate-dependent enzyme: protein MLGEYRIIGRRAAEIAASVERGVGSGDLEPGQLLPPMRELALDLGVNPNTVAAAYRTLRERGVIETAGRRGSRIRPRPASTARGSIRVDAPPGVRNLGEGNPDTALLPPLHDAFAAAARHNAESPVLYGRSPLDPAFARLAREAMDADGVPPGPLAATSGSLDAIERVLAAHLKPGDAVAVEDPGWGSVLDLVPALGLRALPVALDDDGPLPGEVERALAAGARAIVVTDRAQNPTGAVVGRERARHLRDVLARFPGTLLIEDDHGHAIVDQPLHPLAGVSDHWAFVRSTAKAYGPDLRVAVLTGDAVTVDRVLGRQSLGPGWVSRLLQRAVAELWASGAVDPLAVARAYADRRDALVEALARRDVPAHGRSGMNVWVPVPDETGAVARLLHAGWAVAPGARFRISAPPAVRLTVSALTEADIEPLAAAVASAVGPMPVRSHG from the coding sequence GTGCTAGGAGAGTATCGGATTATCGGGCGCCGCGCAGCGGAGATTGCCGCGAGCGTCGAGCGCGGCGTCGGCTCGGGAGACCTCGAACCGGGCCAACTGCTTCCACCCATGAGGGAGTTGGCACTGGACCTCGGCGTGAACCCGAACACCGTCGCCGCCGCCTACCGCACGCTGCGCGAGCGCGGAGTCATCGAGACTGCCGGCCGCAGGGGCAGTCGCATCCGCCCCCGCCCGGCCAGTACCGCGCGCGGCTCCATCAGGGTCGACGCGCCGCCGGGCGTACGGAATCTCGGCGAGGGAAACCCGGACACGGCCCTGCTGCCGCCGCTGCACGACGCGTTCGCCGCGGCGGCCCGGCACAACGCCGAGTCGCCCGTTCTGTACGGACGGTCGCCCCTCGACCCCGCGTTCGCCCGGCTGGCCCGGGAGGCCATGGACGCCGACGGCGTACCGCCCGGGCCGCTCGCCGCCACCTCCGGGTCCCTCGACGCCATCGAGCGCGTACTGGCCGCGCATCTCAAGCCCGGCGACGCGGTCGCCGTGGAGGATCCGGGGTGGGGGAGCGTGCTCGACCTCGTGCCGGCCCTCGGTCTCAGAGCCCTGCCGGTGGCGCTCGACGACGACGGCCCGCTGCCCGGTGAGGTGGAGCGGGCGCTGGCGGCCGGAGCCCGCGCGATCGTGGTCACGGACCGGGCGCAGAACCCGACCGGCGCGGTCGTCGGCCGGGAGCGCGCCCGCCACCTGCGTGACGTCCTCGCCCGGTTCCCGGGCACGCTGCTCATCGAGGACGACCACGGCCACGCCATCGTCGACCAGCCGCTGCATCCGCTCGCCGGGGTGAGTGATCACTGGGCGTTCGTACGGTCCACCGCCAAGGCGTACGGCCCTGATCTGCGTGTGGCCGTGCTCACCGGTGACGCCGTGACCGTCGACCGGGTGCTCGGGCGGCAGAGCCTCGGCCCCGGCTGGGTCAGCAGGCTGCTCCAGCGGGCGGTCGCCGAGCTCTGGGCGTCGGGTGCGGTCGATCCGCTCGCCGTCGCCCGCGCCTATGCGGACCGGCGCGACGCACTCGTCGAGGCCCTCGCGCGGCGGGACGTTCCGGCCCACGGGCGCAGCGGGATGAACGTCTGGGTGCCCGTTCCCGACGAGACCGGCGCGGTGGCGCGGCTGCTGCACGCGGGGTGGGCGGTCGCTCCCGGGGCGCGGTTCCGGATCTCCGCACCCCCGGCCGTACGGCTGACGGTCTCCGCTCTGACCGAGGCCGACATCGAGCCGCTCGCCGCGGCCGTGGCCTCGGCGGTCGGCCCGATGCCGGTGCGCAGTCACGGCTGA